The genomic window TGCGCGATATGGGCaaagcagcggcgtcgaagGTGAAGAAGGAGGCGGCTGACATCAAGCGAATGATTCgcgaggagggtggggacTTCGAGCTGGCGCCCTGGGACTGGGGCTACTACGCGGAGAGGGTGCGCAAGCAGCAATACGACCTCGACGAAAACGAGACGAAGCCGTACTTTGAACTAAACAACGTGCTTGAGCGTGGCGTGTTCCACACAGCGGAGAAGCTGTACGGCGTgacgatgcggcggcgcacggaTCTGCCGGTGTACCACCCCGACGTGATGACGTTTGAGATGTTTGACTGCACGGGTGACTCTCTCGCCATTTTCTGCCTCGACCCGTACGCGCGCGCAAGCAAGCGCGGTGGTGCATGGATGACCTTCTATGTTCGCCAGAGCACTCTCCTTGGCCAGAAGCCGGTCGTGTACAATGTGCTGAACATTGTGAAGCCCGCGGAAGGCAAGCCAGCCTTGCTGAGCCGCAATGATGTGACGACACTCTTTCACGAGTTCGGCCACGGACTTCATGGCATGCTAAGCAACCTCAAGTACTCGACTCTTTCAGGCACAAACGTCGCCCGCGACTTCCTCGAGTTTCCATCGCAGATCAACGAGCACTGGGCTACGTACGACGCCGTGCTGAGGAACTACGCCCTTCACTATGAAACCAAGGAGCCGATCCCTCAGGCGCTGGTGGATCGCATGAAGGCGGCCGAGACACACGGCGCCGGCTTTCACACCATTGAAGTGGTCAAGGCGGCGTACCTCGATCTCTGCTGGCACCTGGTTGCGGAGGAAACGGCTGTGCTGCCACCGGCACAGAtggaagaggcggcgatgAGGTCCTTTGGTGTTGGGATGACTGAGGTGCCGCCACGCTACCACAGCGGGTACTTCATGCACACTTTCTCTGGCGCATATGCCTCGAACTACTACGTGTACCAgtgggcgcgtgtgctggACTGCGACGGGTTCGAGTGGTTCCTGGAGAACGGGGGACTGACGCGCGAGAACGGTGACcacctgcgcgcgtgcgtgctctctGTGGGCAACTCGGTGGACGCAAACGTTGCGTACGAGAAGTTCGCCGGCCGAAAGGCAAGCATGAAGGCGTTCCTGCGTCTCCACGGCCTGCTGGAGGAATAGCTTCCGCAGCGTGCGGGCAACCCCGCTCGTATCTATTAtttgtttctctctttttgACGTTATTCGTGTTTGATTTGCGTTCGCCGTCCGGATGTTAGCGTGGATGGGTTGGGGACTGAGTAGCTGCAGCGTCCGCATCGGCGGTCTCGACTCTGCACTATGAGTGCCTCCACGCAACGATCGATGATGCAGTCCCCACCCTCACCACAGTCAGTTGCACTGCCTTTCCATCATGGCATCTCGTGCAGTATGCTTCCTGCTACCTCTTTTGCCCTGTTTGTGGGCGTGTCGGCGAGCGTATCTGTGCTGTCAGCTTGGTGGTCTAGCTTCCAAGACCATCTACAAGAGGTGTTTGTGTGGACACCCACGCGCAACCACGCAGGGCCACACACCATCCTCTTTGTGGCCTTCTCCGCCTGCTGGCACTGCTGCACGCTTTCAATGGCCAGCATCCGTGGGCAGCTCGCCACGCACACTCCCACGAAACCCGCGTTTTCTCTGTTGTGACTCTTTCACTCCATCTCCTCGTGGGTTTCTCCGCCCTCATGTCATCCCTTACGCGCATaactccctcctccctcattTTCCATGCTTCTCTTTCTTGATAAAGTCGgcctctgtgtgtgagtATTTCTGCTTTCCAATCAGACGACGTTCTCTCCAtccgtttttgttttttgtttttacTGTCGACACATGTGTGTATGGCAGCGCGCTGCCT from Leishmania mexicana MHOM/GT/2001/U1103 complete genome, chromosome 2 includes these protein-coding regions:
- a CDS encoding metallo-peptidase, Clan MA(E), Family M3; amino-acid sequence: MSANPLLQQSTLQYQYPPFDQITVEHYAPAFEQGMAEQMAEIEAIKSNPDAPTFENTVVALERSGGQLRRARLVFQNLCSAHTNPDMQNLEQAYAPKFSLHTDKIYLDSALYNRIKAVYDERASLAGEDLRLVEHYEEEFRKAGAALHDADKEKLKQVNERLATLESDFTKKVTDTRKTASLIVDDVAELEGLSEDEIATAQREAESLGHPGKYALIIVNTTQQPLLASLRSRETRRRLFEASVQRTGRGDENDTGAIIVEIAQLRLKKAKLLGKKSFAEWQLQNQMADPASAEALLRDMGKAAASKVKKEAADIKRMIREEGGDFELAPWDWGYYAERVRKQQYDLDENETKPYFELNNVLERGVFHTAEKLYGVTMRRRTDLPVYHPDVMTFEMFDCTGDSLAIFCLDPYARASKRGGAWMTFYVRQSTLLGQKPVVYNVLNIVKPAEGKPALLSRNDVTTLFHEFGHGLHGMLSNLKYSTLSGTNVARDFLEFPSQINEHWATYDAVLRNYALHYETKEPIPQALVDRMKAAETHGAGFHTIEVVKAAYLDLCWHLVAEETAVLPPAQMEEAAMRSFGVGMTEVPPRYHSGYFMHTFSGAYASNYYVYQWARVLDCDGFEWFLENGGLTRENGDHLRACVLSVGNSVDANVAYEKFAGRKASMKAFLRLHGLLEE